From the Ochotona princeps isolate mOchPri1 chromosome 26, mOchPri1.hap1, whole genome shotgun sequence genome, the window AGGTAGATCTTTGTGAAGAGATGAATAAcagtttcaaagtaaaaaaaaaaaatcacaactcaaAGTTAgctgtttcttttccttcagaTTTCATAAAAACTGTCCCATACTTGACACGTGCTTGTgtttgatttttaagttttaagcACCTCAGACACTCAGACTTTCTTGAGTTACATTAGGATACATGAAATTGAGCTAACACGAGGCTGATTTTAGTTGTGGTAGCATTTGTCATTTGCCACCTCTTTAGAATAAATGCTATATAAAGTAGTAAAGTAGTAAAGTCCACATCATTCAGTTGAGACTCATTGAACTCTTACAGAGTGTCATTTCTGAAGGGAGTTAGCATCAACAGAAGTCTTACAGAGAGTACAGACCACTTTTCATGTGACCTGGAATTCAGGTGTACCTCTGATTGCCTCTCTTCCTTCTTGGAGACAACGGTGAGTGTGTGCAAGGCAGTCTCCAGAGATGAGTTTTTATCCCATGAAAAATTACCTGGGAATGGTTGGGCCAGTGATGTGTTGGCTCTGTTGAGGAATTGGAATGCACCTTTTGTAAATCTCCCAACCATTGTGAGTGCTATAGAATCAATCCTACAAAACAGTTTGCTTATACTCTTCTGAGACTTGGCATTGTTTATTGGGAGTAAGGTGGGAGTTTTCAAGTAGTTCATAGACGTCCTGCTGATGGGGAAGACCTTGCCTCGTGTCCTGGGTGGCCTTGTGAATCTGGACCCCAGCGCTGTTCTTTGGAGAAGCTCTCTGGCCCTGGTGTGCTTGAGCCTGACGCTTGCAGATGCCAAACTTGCTGAGCAAGATGAACACGTCCCTCTGGAATGCCTTGGTGAAAATAGCATAGAGAAACGGATTGGCACAGGAGTTCAGGGGGTAGAAGAGAACCAGCAAGATTTTGGAGTTGGTGACAGTGATGAGAGGTTTGTTCATAAGTGCCGACAGTGCATAGAATGAGATTGGGGCCATGCACATGAAGTCAGTGAAGATCAACACAGCCATCCTCTTTGCAATTTTGGTATCTTTGTCCCCAGGGTTGTAGTGTGGGTTTCTCACTGTAATGTAGATCTTCACGTAGCAGGAGCACACAATGACAAAGGCGATGATGTTGAGCAACAGAACGAGGACAATGTATGCCAGAGCAAGAGGGGTCTCGGTGTCCATGGGAAGGCAGATGCTGACCTTGGCATAGCTGCTTATTCCCACCAAAGGCAGGAGGGCGAGAAGGAAGCAAGAGATCCAGCCCCCAATCATGATGGCATATGCATGCCTGAGGCGTATCTTCCGGTCCAGGCGCATAGCAAAGGTGATGGCGTGCCAGCGCTCCAGGGTAATGACCGTCAGTGTGTACACTGACAGCTCACTGGCAAAGACGGTAAAGAAACCAGCTGTGTTGCACCCAGGGCCTGTCTGCCAGTCAATAGCGTGGTTGTAGTACTCAGAGTGGGTGTAGAGGTCTACAGAGGCAATGAGCAGCAAATAGATCCCCATGCAGAAATCAGCGAAGGCCAAGTTGCACATGAGAAAACGTGGCACGGTCAGTTTGTAGTGGCTAGTTAGGAGGATGAACAGGACAAAGACATTGCCCAGGAGAGCCAGGAGACTGACAAACCAAACCACAATTCTCAGGAATTTGTAGCCCATGATGTCTTCACAGGGGTTGAACTCGTCCGATTTAGGGGTACACACCATGTCTTCATTGTCCCCACAGACAGTGTAGTCATAATGGCTGTCAAAGGCCAGGAGAGTCTCCTCTTGGGGATTTTTGAGCTCCTGGCCAAAACCAATGTTTTCATCCTCTTGCTCTTCAAAAAAGACGTAGTAGTGTGAGTTGCTGCGGATATCCTGGAAATTGGGGTTTTCTTTGTACCCAACATTGTTGTGCCGGGAATCCTCTTCATAATCTTGGTAGGCTGGACCATTCAAGGTATTCACAGATTTTCTCTGACGCAGGCTCCGGATGCTGCTCTCATTACACATCAAGGACTCAAGGATTCTGCACGACAACAGAAATCAAACACTGCTTAAAGAGAAAGAATGGTCCTTGCAACACTTGGGAAAATATCAAAACTACTTAACGATAGTATACAAGATTCTGTAAGATTCCCTGTGATCTGGTGGAAGTTTTCTCTCCTACATAATTTTCTATCACCTCCCCCTCCTACTGCCATCTAGTGACACTGCTGTGGGTCTTAGCTACAACCAAACCGCATTAAGAGCGGCAGTGCCAAAGCGGGCTGCTGGAGCCTGGCTCGACCATTCGCTATTTCATCTTGAGCAGATCTGTGAATCTTGCTTCATTAATTTCCAGGATGGGGTGAGATGGTTATTCTGAATACAGTTTAGATTTAGATACGTACTTTTTCAAAAGCTGTTGCGGTGGTACCCGTAGCATTGTGGGTGCCATAAATGTGTGGCTAAAGTCACTGTTGTTATGATTCCTTTTCAGAGCTACACATCTGTGTTTCCTTTGCCTGGAGAActtcagactacctctgctcattatGGAAAAGGAAATGTTACTGTTCCTTTTTACTATGTTGTCCtgcccctcctctgtgtatttctttcaGAGCACTGCTTTTCCTTATCTGCctgtttattttctgatttcctcGATTAGACTTTAGACAAAATGCAAGAGAAGTTGTCTTGTGCATCGTTGTGGTTGGGGCAGTGCCAGGCACTTAAGCAGGTGCTCAAGATAGATTTGTTGAATCAATGGATAAGCCCATTGTgcaggctatggaaattttgtCCTCTTTCCTGGCCTACCGTATTTGCCACCAAAGAACAATTTTCAACTTGGTTTAACTGCTAGGCAGATGTTGGCTCATCTGTTGGGATCTGGTTAAAATCTACAGCAGACTGGCTGATGCGAACCTGTGTGGGAGTTAACGAGAAGCTGCCCTGCCTGTACCTGGCCTTTGCCAGTGTAGGATCTCTCACCACTCCCTCAAGCGTATTCCTTGTTTTCTGCAGGAGGGTGTCTGCACCTCTTTGCTTCTGCCCCTACAGGTAGATCCTGATTTTTCCCAACTGCAAATATGAGTGTCAAAGTCAACCAGTAGATACATTCATATATGTCAAAATGAAGGTGGGAGTTAGGAGGTCAGGGGACTTTACAGGAGGTGAAGGGTGGGAACATGTGGAACAAATGGAGGAAAAGCAACATGCTGAGGAAGCATGGAGGAAGAGAAGGCCTCCCTTACATTGAAGCCTCCTTAGCAGCCTGATATCACCCCACTGCAAGTGTTTCCTTTTTGGTTCGCATTTAGTCTCTGAAGATCCCTGTGACTAGTAATATTATGATCTCCATTTTCAGAGTTCAGAGCTGTTAAGTACTAGGGTGGGATTACACAGCTAGCAACCAGAAGAACTGGAGCACAAATCCACCTGACTCAAAAGGTCAAATGCAGGTAGCCACCCAGCTATGAGATTCCCAAGGCCCAAAGCAATGAGGTAATCCAAGCATTTACATTGTTTCTCAGTTTGCCCTCTTGGTTGGGACATCAGATATATATTGCATCGGGAGGCCAGACTATTACATCAAGCTTCTACAAAATTGGGTCACAACCGACTCTTACATCATCTCTGTTCCCTCCTTCTCCTATGGCAATCTACCAACATTGTCCTTAAGTCTCTTCTTCAGCCACTGTGAGCACACGGCATCACTGTGCCCCATGCATTTCCTGAACCCACAGATGTTCCTTATTCTTCTCCACTTGACATTCAAACCACAGAGATGTTTCCTCAATTTAGAAATTGATTCTATGATGGCCTTGTTCTGGGCCTGGGCCACTTACCCTCTGATTTTCTTCTGATTCTTAAAAGCACAGCAGTGGCTCGGGTAAGAAAGGTCGGCCCGGGTGAGGTGTAGGAAACTCAGGGAGAgtgggagcttcttcagagtccaCGTGTTCCTCGCTATCAGTTCCTTCAGGTGCTGCAGACCTTTGGAGGGCAGCGCAGTAACACTGGTGTGAGACACATCCCTGCGGAGTGGAGAATGGAACAGCACAGAAACGGGGTGAGCAGCCAAAGCCTGCAGGTGCCTGGCCAGAAAGTCAGACAGGCCAAAGGCAATCTGTGAGACATTCTGCTCAGATCTACAACCGATGATCTTGTCTGAGTTCTTTATACACAGCCCCCGGTCTAAGGGACAATATGAAGCGATGTCACCCGGAATCCctatttttatgtattcattccTTTGAGAACAAGAGAAGTGCAGGGTAGCACCGCCACCGctctggtttactttccagataTCTGCGAGGTCTGAAATTGAGCTACGTCAAAGCCacgagctgggaattcaatccaggtctcccgtatcaTGGCAGAAACTGAATTACTAATCCATGCTCTGTGCCTTCTGAAGTGTATtgacaggaagctgcagtcaggagcctaaGGCAGGTAACAAACTCAGGCACTTTTTTCTCTTTACTTATTCGAAAGTCTGAGAGACAGAGCGAGTTCTCCAACCCACTGGTTTGCTTTTCGAATACctgcaacagttgggactggactaggctgaaagcagaagtcagaaactcagtccaggtctccccatgtggCAGGCATGTAACTACTTCAGCCATTGCCCGCTGTTTCTCAGGGCACGTTAGCAGGAGCCTGGGCTGAGGCGCAGAGTCGAGACTAGAACTCAGGAACTCTTTTCTAAGTGATGGAGGCGTCTCAGTGGCTAAGCTGCACTATTGTCCCGGAACTCTGCTAGAAATTCCCGTTTCCATCAGCACAAACACCATTTCTGCAGGCACTTTGTTCATCACAATACACGCCGAAACAGATGTCAGTTCTACTCTGGAAAATAGCACCATTTAACATTCAAGGATCTCTAGAGGTGAGAGAAATAGAATCGAACAGGCTCCAAGGGAACAACTATGTTGCTAACAGTCTCtctaggggttagggtttggggacTCATAAACTACTCACTGATACAACTCAACATGGCATTATTAAAATCCAGAACCGGGAGGCATAACCACTTGCACTGTGAATTCATAACAATCATTACCTCTTCCAATTTCCTAAGAagacatgtgtgcatgtattgcTGAATAGAAAAGTCAGCAGTCTGACATGAGACTCAAATCACTAGTGCAAACAGTGGGGTCAGGTGTGGTGTTGAGGCTGGGGATTATGTAGACATCAGGGTTGGTCATTAGAAAGAGTTCATACATTTAAGCCTAAcacttttgttctctctctctactttatCATTTTACTTAAACAACAGCTTGAAGACTACTAAGAATATGAATATTTAGCTTaacttgtttatatattttatcagTTAAAATGTTGACTATTCTTTATCAAACACATTTATACTTTATGTAATTTAATTAGTAGTGTCTGGTTATCAAAGAAATTTCAGTATATTCAAGTTCTTTATTCACATCTttgtagttggacttgactgggaTTTACCCGTAGATTCTAAAGGTCTAATGCTGATGCAATGTGCTATTGGCCTTTGACAAACACAAAATGTGTGTGTTAAGCTCATACTGCAGAAttatggttcttgtgggggaagaTAAATGTGAGGGTCATTATTTGCTATGTTTTTGCATTTAATTTAAAACTACTGCAATTTAGTATTTCCCATTCCTACCCAGGAACAAAAGTTACTGCTGGTGTCTAATGCCATATGATCGTCAGACAAGTTTTTGGAATTATTTGGGAAAACTAGTGCAAATGAGCAACTTTTCAGGTATTCAAAGAGTTGAGCAATTTTGAAGCCAGCCTTAATGTAAGCATAATATAGAAAAGCTAGAGTTTGCTC encodes:
- the TSHR gene encoding thyrotropin receptor; translated protein: MRSKPLLQLLLLLVLPRSLGAKGCSSPPCECHQEDDFRVTCKDIYRIPRLPSSTQTLKLSETHLRTIPSHAFSNLPNISRIYLSIDATLQRLESRSFYNLSKMTHIEIRNTRSLTYIDPDALKKLPLLKFLGIFNTGLNIFPDLTQVYSTDVFFILEITDNPYMTSIPVNAFQGLCNETLTLKLYNNGFTSIQGHAFNGTKLDAVYLNKNKYLAVIDKDAFGGVYSGPTLLDVSHTSVTALPSKGLQHLKELIARNTWTLKKLPLSLSFLHLTRADLSYPSHCCAFKNQKKIRGILESLMCNESSIRSLRQRKSVNTLNGPAYQDYEEDSRHNNVGYKENPNFQDIRSNSHYYVFFEEQEDENIGFGQELKNPQEETLLAFDSHYDYTVCGDNEDMVCTPKSDEFNPCEDIMGYKFLRIVVWFVSLLALLGNVFVLFILLTSHYKLTVPRFLMCNLAFADFCMGIYLLLIASVDLYTHSEYYNHAIDWQTGPGCNTAGFFTVFASELSVYTLTVITLERWHAITFAMRLDRKIRLRHAYAIMIGGWISCFLLALLPLVGISSYAKVSICLPMDTETPLALAYIVLVLLLNIIAFVIVCSCYVKIYITVRNPHYNPGDKDTKIAKRMAVLIFTDFMCMAPISFYALSALMNKPLITVTNSKILLVLFYPLNSCANPFLYAIFTKAFQRDVFILLSKFGICKRQAQAHQGQRASPKNSAGVQIHKATQDTRQGLPHQQDVYELLENSHLTPNKQCQVSEEYKQTVL